The following proteins come from a genomic window of Lolium rigidum isolate FL_2022 chromosome 5, APGP_CSIRO_Lrig_0.1, whole genome shotgun sequence:
- the LOC124651146 gene encoding formin-like protein 14 yields the protein MPTSSTNPSTEFLYLGTLASSATPPPASTHPRPGSPELRPLPPLPRTGPPSGEFFAPRAAANPSSSSSSSWLSPSSPSASSPTLGSSPAHARPPSIPQPRGRAPNPSPPKRRPSPPPSPPHHSWNPFAPAPPRAAPSSSSDGGDSYTTEMRKSRPLHSDKLRPGSMHMKDEMIQLYLNNSAAAAAREVCLLGAPRCRGIGMVLAALGVSQEQVRDALLEGNAHGLGVEALRMLTQLVPTNEEVLKLRYFKDDPPAKLCKVDAFLKTILDVSFVFKRVDAMLYISNFYLEVNQLRMSYATLEAACQELRSSRLFQRVLGAVLNFGNLMSINTGSPNSHGLEPNTLLKIVDVKGADGKAALLRFVVQEIVKPEGHSSQNTMHSAGSAACKTNASTLPYDVDCRKHCLQVVATLAAELTSTKKAASIDVTSLSRTVSELGAGLGKIHDVLRLNSMAASAESAQRFHGAMGTFLRQAEEEILELQAQESVCLSSVKEMSEYFHGDGSASGDEARMFRIFAGVREFVAMLDRICREAGEINGDRVGSTQTASWMAAAPMGMTMATP from the exons ATGCCGACCTCCTCCACCAACCCCAGCACCGAGTTCCTCTACCTCGGCACGCTCGCCTCCTCCGCCACGCCACCGCCCGCATCCACCCACCCCCGCCCGGGCTCCCCCGAGCTCCGCCCGCTCCCGCCGCTGCCCCGCACCGGCCCGCCATCCGGCGAGTTCTtcgccccccgcgccgccgccaacccgtcctcctcctcctcctcctcatggctCTCCCCCTCCTCACCCTCGGCCTCCTCCCCGACGCTCGGCTCCAGCCCCGCCCACGCCCGCCCGCCATCCATCCCGCAGCCCCGTGGCCGGGCCCCAAACCCCTCGCCCCCCAAGCGACGCCCCTCCCCGCCGCCCTCACCGCCGCACCACTCCTGGAACCCCTTCGCGCCCGCTCCGCCGCGGGctgctccctcctcctcctccgacggcgGCGACTCCTACACCACGGAAATGCGCAAGTCCCGCCCGCTCCACTCCGACAAGCTCAGGCCCGGGTCTATGCA CATGAAGGACGAGATGATCCAGCTCTACCTCAACAactcggccgcggcggcggccagggAGGTGTGCTTGCTCGGCGCCCCGAGGTGtcgcggcatcgggatggtgctcGCCGCGTTGGGTGTCTCTCAGGAGCAAGTGCGTGATGCcctcttggaag GCAATGCACATGGTTTGGGAGTAGAAGCGCTGCGGATGCTTACTCAGTTGGTTCCCACCAACGAGGAAGTGCTTAAGCTGAGATATTTCAAGGATGATCCACCTGCCAAGCTTTGCAAAGTTGATGCATTTCTTAAGACAATCCTGGACGTATCGTTTGTGTTCAAGAGGGTGGATGCTATGCTCTACATCTCTAATTTTTATCTGGAGGTCAATCAGCTGAGGATGTCCTATGCTACACTCGAG GCAGCCTGCCAGGAGCTGAGGAGCAGCAGGCTATTCCAGAGAGTTCTCGGGGCTGTTCTGAACTTTGGCAACCTGATGAGCATCAACACAGGCTCGCCAAACTCACATGGCTTGGAGCCCAACACGCTTCTGAAGATCGTCGACGTCAAAGGAGCCGACGGGAAGGCCGCGCTGCTACGTTTCGTTGTCCAGGAAATCGTGAAGCCTGAAGGACACAGCAGTCAGAACACGATGCACTCAGCAGGGTCAGCGGCATGCAAAACGAACGCCAGCACTCTGCCGTACGACGTGGATTGCAGGAAGCATTGTCTTCAGGTCGTCGCCACACTCGCCGCGGAGCTGACCAGCACCAAGAAGGCGGCGTCCATCGACGTAACGAGCCTCAGCAGGACCGTGTCGGAGCTAGGGGCTGGCCTCGGGAAGATCCACGACGTGCTGCGGCTGAACAGCATGGCCGCTTCAGCCGAGAGCGCCCAGCGGTTCCACGGCGCGATGGGCACGTTCCTGCGGCAGGCGGAGGAGGAGATCCTGGAGCTGCAGGCCCAGGAGAGTGTCTGCCTGTCGTCGGTGAAGGAGATGTCCGAGTACTTCCACGGCGATGGTTCAGCCAGCGGTGACGAGGCTCGCATGTTCAGGATCTTTGCCGGCGTCAGGGAGTTTGTCGCCATGCTCGACAGGATCTGTAGAGAGGCTGGTGAGATCAACGGAGATCGTGTGGGTTCGACACAGACAGCGAGCTGGATGGCTGCTGCGCCCATGGGGATGACTATGGCGACGCCTTGA
- the LOC124651078 gene encoding formin-like protein 14, which yields PPHHHHHHTPRSPPPSPPQLNPAPPAPTPPKQAPALSVPPASAPPPTPTPTPTTPIPTPTTPPSAPTSTSPATPTPDAYPFTNYPFFPAATPPPPLPEQPSPDASRTFPANITNLVAPNSPAPSGPPRRFPLFQALLLAFLSLFLLLLSVLLSVLLFRRIRPAANGPAPSHSAASSTRRDGHDDDAEEGDDDEGRSLKPPPMPTSSTNPSTEFLYLGTLASSATPPPPSTHLRPGSPELRPLPPLPRTGPPSGEFFAPRAAANPSSSSSSSSWLSPSSPSASSPTLGSSPAHVARPPSIQQPRGRAPNPSPPKRRPSPPPSPPHHSWNPFAPAPPPPRAAPSSSDDGGESYTTEMRKSRPLHSDKLKPGSLHMKDEMIQLYLNNSAAAREVCLLGAPRCRGIGMVLAALGVSQEQVRDALLEGNAHGLGLEALQMLTQLVPTNDEELKLRYFKDDPPAKLCKVDAFLKTILDVPFAFKRVDAMLYVSNFYLEVNQLRMSYATLEAACQELRSSRLFHRVLGAVLNFGNLMSINTGSPNSRALEPNTLLKIVDVKGADGKAALLHFVVQEIVKPEGHNSLNMMHSAGSAACKTNVGTLPYDVDCRKHGLQVVATLAVELTSTKKAASIDVTSLSRTVSELGAGLGKIHDVLRLNSMAASAESARRFHGAMGAFLQQAEEAILELQAQESVCLSSVKEMAEYFHGDGSASGDEARMFRIFASVREFVAMLDRICREAGEINDGGRVGSTQTASWMAAAPMGMTMATP from the exons ccgccgcaccaccaccaccaccacaccccgcGCTCCCCACCACCATCACCGCCGCAGCTCAACCCGGCGCCGCCAGCACCTACTCCACCAAAGCAGGCACCGGCTCTCTCCGTACCTCCGGCATCGGCGCCGCCACCGACTCCAACCCCAACCCCCACCACTCCCATCCCCACTCCCACCACCCCGCCGTCGGcgcccacctccacctcccccgcCACGCCCACCCCGGACGCCTACCCATTCACCAACTACCCCTTCTTCCCCGCCGCCACGCCCCCTCCCCCCCTCCCGGAGCAGCCGTCCCCCGACGCATCCCGCACCTTCCCGGCCAACATCACCAACCTCGTCGCCCCCAACTCCCCCGCCCCCTCCGGCCCCCCGCGCCGCTTCCCGCTCTTCCAGGCGCTGCTCCTCGccttcctctccctcttcctcctcctcctctccgtccTGCTCTCCGTGCTCCTCTTCCGCCGCATCCGCCCCGCCGCCAACGGGCCAGCCCCCTcccactccgccgcctcctccacgcgCCGCGACGgccacgacgacgacgccgaagaaggcgacgacgacgagggccgcAGCCTCAAGCCGCCCCCGATGCCGACCTCCTCCACCAACCCCAGCACCGAGTTCCTCTACCTCGGCACgctcgcctcctccgccaccccacCGCCCCCATCGACCCACCTCCGCCCGGGCTCCCCCGAGCTCCGCCCGCTCCCGCCGCTGCCCCGCACCGGTCCGCCCTCCGGCGAGTTCTtcgccccccgcgccgccgccaacccgtcctcctcctcctcctcctcctcctggctctCCCCCTCCTCACCCTCGGCCTCCTCCCCGACGCTCGGCTCCAGCCCTGCCCACGTCGCCCGCCCGCCCTCCATCCAGCAGCCCCGCGGCCGGGCACCCAACCCCTCGCCCCCCAAGCGACGCCCTTCCCCGCCGCCCTCACCGCCGCATCACTCCTGGAACCCCTTCGcgcccgctccgccgccgccgcgggctgctccctcctcctccgacgacggcggcgagtcCTACACCACGGAAATGCGCAAGTCCCGCCCGCTCCACTCGGACAAGCTCAAGCCCGGGTCTTTGCA CATGAAGGACGAGATGATCCAGCTCTACCTCAACAACTCGGCGGCGGCCAGGGAGGTGTGCTTGCTCGGCGCCCCGAGGTGTCGCGGCATTGGGATGGTGCTGGCCGCGTTGGGTGTCTCTCAGGAGCAAGTGCGTGATGCcctcttggaag GCAATGCACATGGTTTGGGATTAGAAGCGCTGCAGATGCTTACTCAGTTGGTTCCCACCAACGACGAAGAGCTTAAGCTGAGATATTTCAAGGATGATCCACCTGCCAAGCTTTGCAAAGTTGATGCATTTCTGAAGACAATCCTGGACGTACCATTTGCATTCAAGAGGGTGGATGCTATGCTCTATGTCTCTAACTTTTATCTGGAGGTCAATCAGCTGAGAATGTCCTATGCTACTCTCGAG GCAGCCTGCCAGGAGCTGAGGAGCAGCAGGCTATTCCACAGGGTTCTCGGGGCTGTTCTGAACTTTGGCAACCTGATGAGCATCAACACAGGTTCTCCAAACTCACGTGCCTTGGAGCCCAACACCCTTCTGAAGATCGTCGACGTCAAGGGAGCCGACGGGAAGGCTGCGCTGCTACATTTCGTTGTCCAGGAAATCGTGAAGCCTGAAGGACACAACAGTCTGAACATGATGCACTCAGCAGGGTCAGCGGCATGCAAAACGAACGTCGGCACTCTGCCGTATGACGTCGATTGCAGGAAGCACGGTCTTCAGGTCGTCGCCACGCTGGCCGTGGAGTTGACCAGCACCAAGAAGGCGGCGTCCATCGATGTAACGAGCCTCAGCAGGACCGTGTCGGAGCTAGGGGCTGGCCTCGGGAAGATCCATGACGTGCTGCGGCTGAACAGCATGGCCGCTTCAGCCGAGAGCGCCCGGCGGTTCCACGGCGCGATGGGCGCGTTCCTGCAGCAGGCGGAGGAGGCGATCCTGGAGCTGCAGGCCCAGGAGAGCGTCTGCCTGTCGTCGGTGAAGGAGATGGCCGAGTACTTCCACGGCGATGGTTCAGCCAGCGGTGACGAGGCTCGCATGTTCAGGATCTTTGCGAGCGTCCGGGAGTTCGTTGCCATGCTCGACAGGATCTGTAGAGAGGCTGGTGAGATCAACGACGGTGGTCGTGTGGGTTCGACACAGACAGCGAGCTGGATGGCTGCTGCGCCGATGGGAATGACGATGGCGACACCTTGA